A stretch of DNA from Ignavibacteriota bacterium:
CGATCGACGCGTGTGTGGAAGTCCTTCGCCAGTCCCACGCTCAGATCCTGTATCGCGGAATAGGACCCTCGCGCCACACACATCACCGCGCGGTCGAGCAGAGGAAGCAAATCCTGCACAACACGCTGCTCGGGGGGATAGGCGGCGAGGTAGCGGGGGAGTTCCGAGGGATCACCCGTTGCGTGGACTCCGTCTCCGGTGAACGCGGCAACGTCCATCTCCGGATGACGGCGCATGATCTCTGCTATACGCGCTCCCACTTCCATGCCGAGCAGCGACTGCCACAGGACGATTCCGCTCGCGTCCTTGATCAGCGCGCCGTTGAGCGAGACGATGGGGTGCGGACTCCCGAGTGCGCGCGAGAAATGTCGTATGAAACCATCACTCCGTCCCGATGCAAGCAGCAGCGCGACGCCATGCGAATTCAGTTCCCGGATCGCCCGCACGCTCTCGGGCCCGATGCCGTTCTCATCATTCAGCAGCGTGCCGTCGAGGTCGCTTGCGACCAGCCGGATGTGTTTCAGCCGCGCAAGAAATCGTTTGTCGGAAGAGAGAAATGAAAACAGGAACGCACCGATTGAGTTATGTATCAAATGATCTGACGGCGAAAAATACGCCGAAAGCCGACACAAGCGAAACGCCCGCCCAAGCCGCACCCCCGCCGGGAGTGCCAATAAGGAATTCTCCCACGGAGAACAGCGCGGAATACACGAGCAGTATCCCCGAAACCCAGGCGGCCAGCATACGGCCGAAGGGCGCGTGTGAGGGACCCGCGCCGCAACGCTGCTCCACCGGTTTCCAGAAGGGTCCTCCCGGTCGCACTTTCAGGTAGAACGCGTCCAGCACGCTGCGCTCAGTGGCGGGCGTCAGAAAGGTGAGTGTGATCCAGACGACGGTGGTGATGCCGGCGGTGAGGAACAGGCTGTTTGGGAAAAGAATGCGTGCCGCCTCGGGATTTCCCGCGTTGTACAGGGCGATGGCGCCGTAGGTGATGATGGGTGTCAGCGTCGCGGCTATTTCGCTCCACGCGTTTACGCGCCACCAGTACCAGCGCAGGATGAGTACCAGACCCAACCCCGCGCCGCATTCGATGATAAAGATCCATGCGTCGGAGATGGATGTCATGATGCTCGTCACTGCCATTGACAGGACCATGATGCCGATCGTCGCAATACGCGAGATGCGCACATAGCTTTTTTCCTCGCGTCCCTTCTGCACGAATCGTCGCCAGAAATCGTTGACGATGTACGAGGTGCCCCAGTTGAGATGTGTTGCGATGGTCGACATGTACGCGGCAAAAAATGCTGCGATCATGAGTCCGCGAAAACCAGAAGGGAGGAAGTCGCGCATCGCGTAGATATACCCGAGCTTCTTCTCTGCCGCGGGAAGCTGCGGATACAGGATGATGGTTGCGAGTCCGACGAGGATCCACGGCCATGGGCGCAGCGCATAGTGAGCAATTTGGAAGAACAGGACTGCAAATACCGAATCTTTCTCGCTGCGTGTCGACATCATACGCTGTGCGACGTACCCCCCGCCGCCCGGTTCCGCCCCCGGATACCAGGAGGCCCACCATTGCACACCCACGTACGCGAGGAAGGCTCCCGCGGAAAGCGAGAGCACGCCGACGGCGCCGTCGGATGCGGAGCCGATACGGGGCAGTATGGAGAGTGTCTCGGGCGGCAGCGCCTGGCGCAGTCCGGCGAGTCCGCCAATCTGCGGCGCATTCACAACGAGCACTGCAAGCACGATACATCCCGTCATCGCGATGAGGAATTGTACGGCATCAGTCACGGCCACGCCCCAGAGGCCCGACATCGAGGAATACACGGCGGTCAGGACCAGCGCCAGTCCCGTGTAGAGAAAGGCCTCGCTGCGCGGCAGACCGAAAAATCCCTCGAGCACGGCGGCCATGGCAAGGTTTACCCATCCCATGATCACGGTGTTCATGAACAGGCCCAGGTACACCGAGCGAAACGCGCGCAGCACTGCCGCGGGTGCCCCGGAATATCGGAGTTCAATCAGTTCGAGATCCGTCAGCACGCCGCTGCGGTGCCACAGGCGCGCGAAGAAAAACACGGTGAGCATGCCGCCGATCAGCATGTTCCACCACAGCCAGTTTCCCGAAACACCGTGTGTGGACACCAGTTCTGTGACGGCGAGCGGTGTGTCGGCGGCGAACGTCGTCGCAACCATCGACAATCCC
This window harbors:
- a CDS encoding Na+:solute symporter, producing MDLFDWILVGIYFAGTAVVGFYFSKRAGRNTQEFFLGGRRMTWWLAGLSMVATTFAADTPLAVTELVSTHGVSGNWLWWNMLIGGMLTVFFFARLWHRSGVLTDLELIELRYSGAPAAVLRAFRSVYLGLFMNTVIMGWVNLAMAAVLEGFFGLPRSEAFLYTGLALVLTAVYSSMSGLWGVAVTDAVQFLIAMTGCIVLAVLVVNAPQIGGLAGLRQALPPETLSILPRIGSASDGAVGVLSLSAGAFLAYVGVQWWASWYPGAEPGGGGYVAQRMMSTRSEKDSVFAVLFFQIAHYALRPWPWILVGLATIILYPQLPAAEKKLGYIYAMRDFLPSGFRGLMIAAFFAAYMSTIATHLNWGTSYIVNDFWRRFVQKGREEKSYVRISRIATIGIMVLSMAVTSIMTSISDAWIFIIECGAGLGLVLILRWYWWRVNAWSEIAATLTPIITYGAIALYNAGNPEAARILFPNSLFLTAGITTVVWITLTFLTPATERSVLDAFYLKVRPGGPFWKPVEQRCGAGPSHAPFGRMLAAWVSGILLVYSALFSVGEFLIGTPGGGAAWAGVSLVSAFGVFFAVRSFDT
- a CDS encoding HAD family phosphatase, producing MIHNSIGAFLFSFLSSDKRFLARLKHIRLVASDLDGTLLNDENGIGPESVRAIRELNSHGVALLLASGRSDGFIRHFSRALGSPHPIVSLNGALIKDASGIVLWQSLLGMEVGARIAEIMRRHPEMDVAAFTGDGVHATGDPSELPRYLAAYPPEQRVVQDLLPLLDRAVMCVARGSYSAIQDLSVGLAKDFHTRVDRSMYQSKSAENTYFLEIRNSGVHKGTALRFLARHLGLRPREVAAIGDYSNDVEMLKFAGVAAAMRNGIEQVKRHADFVTRATSSEDGAAEFFALIASAREPHT